Below is a window of Paraburkholderia azotifigens DNA.
GGCGAAATCGCGCGCGCGGACGCCAGGTTCGTGCGCGAGAAAACAGGCTACGCAATCGGCGGCGTGTGCCCAATCGGTCACGCGACGCTGCCCGTCACGCTGATCGACGCCGATCTCTTCACGCTCGACAGCCTGTGGGCCGCCGCCGGCCATCCGCATGCCGTGTTCAATCTGACGCCGCAGGAACTGGCGACGCTGACGGGCGCGCCCGTCGTCGACGTGGCATTGCGCGAAACGGCATGATGTCCGACACCGCGCGCGCGCTCGGAACGGCGCGAAGCATCGCGCCCGTTCCTTCGCCTTGCATCAACGTGTGCCGCATGAACAAGGCGACCGGCCTGTGCGAAGGCTGCATGCGCACGATCGACGAAATCGCCAACTGGTCTTCGTTCGACGACGCGGCAAAGCGCGGCGTATGGGATGAAATCGAAAAGCGTCACGCCGGTTACATGGCGAAGCAGGCAGTCGAGCGAGAGGCGAAGACATGAACACGCCGCCGCGCGTCGTCACGATTGGTGAGACATTCGGCGCGACGCTGAACCTCTCGGTCGAATCGATCAAGTCGTTTGCGACGACCGTCAACGATCTGAATCCGCTGCATCACGACGAGGCTTACGCAGCGCAAAGCCGCTTCGGCGGATTGATCTCTTCCGGCACGCAGCCGACCGCACACTTCATGGCGCTGCTCGCCACGCACTTTTCGACGTATGCACAGCCGCTCGGGCTCGAGTTCGACATCAAGCTCAAAAAAGCCGTGCACAGCGGCGACACGCTGACGATGACATGGCGCGTCGTCGGCGCATTCTGGAAGGCAAGCCTCAACGGCGATCTGACGCAACTCGAAGGAAGCGTCGTGAACCAGCGCGCCGAAACGGTGGTGATCGGCAAGTCCACGATACTCGTGATGCCGAAGGCGGCCGCTCAGGAAAACACGGCATGATCGCGCTGCCTGAGTCGATACGCGTGTTCGAACGCGGCTGGCTGTCGTCGAACAACGTGCTGCTCGTCGATGAAGCTTGTGCGGCGCTCGTCGATACGGGTTACGCGTCGCACGCGGCGCAGACTGTCGCGCTCGTCCAGCATGCACTCGGCGCGCGGCCGCTCGATCTGATCGTCAACACGCATCTGCATTCGGATCACTGCGGCGGCAACGCGCGATTGCAGGCAACGTGGCCGTGCAAAACGCTGATTCCGTCGACGGAAGCCGATGCCGTGCGCGAGTGGGACGAAGCCCGTCTGACCTTTCGCGCGACGGGTCAGTTCTGCGAACGCTTTGCGTTTTCCGGCACGATCGAGCCGGGCATGCGCCTGACGCTCGGTGCGCTTGCGTGGGACGTGCTCGGCGCGCCGGGCCACGATCCGCATTCGCTGATGCTCTACTGTGCCGAACATCAACTGCTGATCAGCGCGGACGCATTGTGGGAAAACGGCTTCGGCGTGATCTTTCCGGAACTCGAAGGCGAAAGCGGTTTCGCCGAGCAACAGGCCGTGCTCGAACTGATCGGCACGCTCGACGTGAAAACGGTCATTCCCGGCCACGGCGCGCCATTTTCCGACGTGCACGCCGCGCTCGACCGCGCGCTGTCGCGTGTGGCGTGGCTGCGTGCCGATCCGTCGCGCAACGCGAAGAACGCGCTGAAAGTATTGATCGTGTTCAAGCTGCTCGACGCGCGCGCGATGTCTTTCGAAACGTTACTGCGCATGGTCGATGAAGCGAGTGTCATGCGCGCTGCCGCGTCGATGCTGCAACCGCGCAGTGCATGGCCTGCGCTGCTGCGCGAACTGGTCGAAGGATTGGCTGGGAAGAATGGTCCGCTGCAATTCGACGGCGAGCAAATCAGCGCGCGCGCGGAATGATTTGTGAGGCCCTGGCCGCGCTGACAAGATAGTCGGCGCATCGCGAACGGACGTACAAAAAAGAAAGCCGCTCGGCTTTCAGTTCGAGCGGCGCAATGATGTTGACGTGATCAGCGTCGAAGAAATAATACCCGCGCGCACCTTTCGAACGCATCGGTGATTTCCCTACAGATTCTTTAACGTCCGGCCTGACGCCTTATTCGGAATCCGTACTATCGGTATGAACTACCGTTATATCGCACGGTTATATCGAGTAACGCCGCGCCGGCACGATACGCCAGCCCAGGTTCACGCCCGCTGCCGCAAGCAGAATCAGCACCGCGCCAAGCACCTGAATCCACGCGAGCTTTTGTCCGAAGGCGATCCGGTCGACGGCGATCGCGACGACCGGGTAGATGAAAGAGAGCGCGCCCGTCATCGCCGTCGGCAGTTTCTGGATTGCACCATACAGCAGCACGTACATGATTCCCGTGTTCACGACGCCGAGCGTAACGAGCTCCAGCCAGTGCGTGCCCGTGGAAGGCAATGCGCCGTACTGCACGAATGGCGCGAGCACGACGACGCCCGTCGTCACGGTGATCAGCGCGATAAGGTGCGGCGGCGTGTTCTTCAAGTGCTTTGTGATGATCGACGAGACGGCGTACAGGAACGCCGCGCCGACCGCGTACGCGACGCCTTGCAGATATTGCCCCGGCACCGCGAGCACAGCCGGTTCTACTTTCACGACGAACACAAGACCGACGAATGCGATCAGCAGCCACGCGAGCGTCGACGCCGTCACGCGCTCGCGGAACACCACTGCGCCCAGCGCGACGAGCATGAACGGCTGCGTGCTGTAGACCGTCGTCGCCATCGAGATCGACGCGCGGGAGTAAGCCGCGAACAGCAACACCCAGTTGGCGACGATGGCCGCGCTGCCGAGCGTGGCGAGCACGATCATCTTCCACGAGAACAGCTTGCGTCTGAGCAGCCCGCGCGCCGCACAGATCAGCAGCAAGGTCGCGCCGCCGAACAGGCAGCGGAAGAAGGCGACGTTCAGCGCCGATTGCTGCGACGACACGACCAGCCAGCCGATCGTTCCGGACATGAGCATGGCGAGCGTCATCTCCAACGCGCCGCGCCGCACTTCACGCACTTCGTTGCCTGCTGCCATCTGACACTCTCCAGAAGATTCACATCCTGCCGTCAGTGTAATTAACCCGACTGGCGCAATACATATCTAAAATTAGGTGCTACCGCAAATTCACCTTGAATGTGAAGGCCAACATGGCTAAACACCTTTCGCCCGCATCGAAACATCCGCCCTCATCCACGCAGCTCGACGACACCGATCGCATGCTGCTCGCGAGTCTCGCCGACGACGCGCGCCAGCCCGTCAGCGAACTGGCGCGCAACGTCGGCCTCTCCGCGCCCGCCACGGCGGACCGCTTACGGCGTCTCGACGCGCAAGGCGTGATCGAACGCTTCACCGTGCAGCTCGATCCGCGCGCGCTCGGCTACACGCTGCAGGCGATCGTGCGCGTGAAGCCGCTGCCCGGGCAATTGCATCTGGTGGAGGAGGTGATACGGCGCATTCCGGAGTTCGTCGAATGCGACAAGGTGACGGGCGACGACTGTTTCATCTGCCGCCTGTATCTGCGCTCGATCGATCAGCTCGACGAGATCCTGTCGAAAGTGACCGAGCGTGCGGAAACGAGCACGGCCATCGTCAAATCGACGCCCGTGCCGCGGCGTCTGCCGCCGCTCGGCTGAACGGGCGAACGGCTAGCGCGCCGGAGAGAATCAAAGCTCGACGGCTTCGAAGAACGACAGCATCTCCGCGACGAGTTTGGCGGGCGCTTCCTCGGGGATGTAGTGGCCGCACGGCAGCGAGCGTCCGCTGACGTCGCGCGCGACCTTGCGCCATTCGTCGATTGGCTCAAAGCACTTGTCGATCACGCCCTCCGCGCCCCACAGCACGCGCAGCGGACACGCAATCTTCTGCCCACGTTCGACATCCGCGCGGTCGTGCTCGAGGTCGATCGTCGCCGATGCGCGGTAGTCCTCGCACATCGCATGCACGGCGCCCGGTTGCCGTAAAGCCTTGCGGTACTCGGCGAGCACCTCGGGCGCGAACGGCGCGAGCCCGGCGTGGCGGCTTCCCATTACACGGTCGACGTAGATGTCGGGATTGCCTTCGATCAGTGTCTCCGGCAGCGGCTCGGGCTGGATCAGGAAGAACCAGTGGAAATAGAGCGTCGCGAACGTGCGGTCGGTGGCTTCGTACATCGCGAGCGTCGGCGCGATGTCGAGCAGCATCAGACGTTCGACGGCGTCGGGGAAGTCGAGCGCCATCCGGTGCGCGACGCGTGCGCCGCGATCGTGCGCGCAGACAAGAAAGCGCTCGTAGCCAAGGTCACGCATCACGGCGATCTGATCGGCGGCCATCGCGCGTTTCGAGTACGGCGCGTGCGCCGCATCGCTC
It encodes the following:
- a CDS encoding DUF1289 domain-containing protein, with the protein product MMSDTARALGTARSIAPVPSPCINVCRMNKATGLCEGCMRTIDEIANWSSFDDAAKRGVWDEIEKRHAGYMAKQAVEREAKT
- a CDS encoding MaoC family dehydratase, which produces MNTPPRVVTIGETFGATLNLSVESIKSFATTVNDLNPLHHDEAYAAQSRFGGLISSGTQPTAHFMALLATHFSTYAQPLGLEFDIKLKKAVHSGDTLTMTWRVVGAFWKASLNGDLTQLEGSVVNQRAETVVIGKSTILVMPKAAAQENTA
- a CDS encoding MBL fold metallo-hydrolase, with the protein product MIALPESIRVFERGWLSSNNVLLVDEACAALVDTGYASHAAQTVALVQHALGARPLDLIVNTHLHSDHCGGNARLQATWPCKTLIPSTEADAVREWDEARLTFRATGQFCERFAFSGTIEPGMRLTLGALAWDVLGAPGHDPHSLMLYCAEHQLLISADALWENGFGVIFPELEGESGFAEQQAVLELIGTLDVKTVIPGHGAPFSDVHAALDRALSRVAWLRADPSRNAKNALKVLIVFKLLDARAMSFETLLRMVDEASVMRAAASMLQPRSAWPALLRELVEGLAGKNGPLQFDGEQISARAE
- a CDS encoding DMT family transporter, which translates into the protein MAAGNEVREVRRGALEMTLAMLMSGTIGWLVVSSQQSALNVAFFRCLFGGATLLLICAARGLLRRKLFSWKMIVLATLGSAAIVANWVLLFAAYSRASISMATTVYSTQPFMLVALGAVVFRERVTASTLAWLLIAFVGLVFVVKVEPAVLAVPGQYLQGVAYAVGAAFLYAVSSIITKHLKNTPPHLIALITVTTGVVVLAPFVQYGALPSTGTHWLELVTLGVVNTGIMYVLLYGAIQKLPTAMTGALSFIYPVVAIAVDRIAFGQKLAWIQVLGAVLILLAAAGVNLGWRIVPARRYSI
- a CDS encoding Lrp/AsnC family transcriptional regulator yields the protein MAKHLSPASKHPPSSTQLDDTDRMLLASLADDARQPVSELARNVGLSAPATADRLRRLDAQGVIERFTVQLDPRALGYTLQAIVRVKPLPGQLHLVEEVIRRIPEFVECDKVTGDDCFICRLYLRSIDQLDEILSKVTERAETSTAIVKSTPVPRRLPPLG
- a CDS encoding alpha/beta fold hydrolase, producing the protein MPFADFTPFRVTAGDVHIFGVKGGAGPPLLLLHGHPQSHLIWHRCASQLAEHFTVIATDLRGYGASAKPPSDAAHAPYSKRAMAADQIAVMRDLGYERFLVCAHDRGARVAHRMALDFPDAVERLMLLDIAPTLAMYEATDRTFATLYFHWFFLIQPEPLPETLIEGNPDIYVDRVMGSRHAGLAPFAPEVLAEYRKALRQPGAVHAMCEDYRASATIDLEHDRADVERGQKIACPLRVLWGAEGVIDKCFEPIDEWRKVARDVSGRSLPCGHYIPEEAPAKLVAEMLSFFEAVEL